A portion of the Desulfovibrio sp. Fe33 genome contains these proteins:
- the flgM gene encoding flagellar biosynthesis anti-sigma factor FlgM, with translation MVIRNIVGDQNPYANKKIDRPEAKEVRSARQDAKTSEETADRVVLSSEARLRGAALQTAKEAPDVRREKVDQLKRQVQDGTYMPDLKKAAANLIRDDLDLLV, from the coding sequence ATGGTTATTAGAAATATTGTAGGGGACCAGAACCCTTACGCAAACAAGAAGATCGACAGGCCGGAAGCCAAGGAAGTCCGCAGCGCCCGGCAGGACGCGAAGACGTCCGAGGAAACCGCCGACCGCGTGGTTCTCTCTTCCGAGGCCCGGTTGCGGGGCGCCGCCCTGCAAACCGCGAAGGAAGCGCCGGATGTCCGCCGCGAAAAGGTGGACCAGCTCAAGCGCCAGGTCCAGGACGGGACCTATATGCCCGACCTGAAAAAGGCCGCCGCGAATCTCATTCGCGACGACCTCGATCTTCTGGTTTAG
- a CDS encoding DVU0524 family FlgM-associated protein, translated as MNASSANVRNMLRTYGKQLTNAKRLARFRQAMGGMEPPDDIARQAKRRELVQRIAHEVIENLIVNSDRSPVVRAVLEQLEHEFGCRYVFEYPLDGGDVQIIRETPQGPQEVDGSERNRVLRSLWEIALSKVDGTML; from the coding sequence GTGAATGCATCGTCCGCCAATGTTCGAAATATGCTGCGCACCTATGGGAAGCAGCTCACGAACGCCAAACGCCTAGCGCGTTTCAGGCAGGCGATGGGCGGTATGGAGCCCCCGGACGATATAGCCAGGCAGGCCAAACGCCGGGAACTGGTGCAGCGAATCGCTCATGAGGTCATTGAAAACCTGATCGTCAACTCCGATCGTTCCCCGGTGGTCCGGGCCGTTCTGGAACAGCTTGAACATGAATTCGGCTGCCGGTACGTCTTCGAATACCCCCTCGACGGAGGCGACGTTCAGATAATCAGGGAGACGCCCCAGGGGCCGCAGGAAGTCGATGGTTCCGAAAGGAACAGGGTTCTGCGGAGCCTGTGGGAAATAGCATTGTCAAAGGTGGATGGCACCATGCTTTGA
- a CDS encoding NAD(+)/NADH kinase, with protein MNRSIRKMLIVTKPGDAAAEAVRAAMAGFLAERGVAFETCEHSPDSCGDETDVTGPFDLAVILGGDGTFIGAARRLLRLNAPLMGVNLGRVGFLTQLERDHWRPWLTRVLQEGFRATRRLVLDYTVSRGGEVVHSGLAVNDLVVSRGDLARLIRLGVAYDGIDISALRADGLIVSTPSGSSAYGASAGGPLVHAGLSAFCVTPVCPFLNSFKPMVFPAEGKISVCVEDPVGEVSLTEDGQSVVRLGPGDVVTVKKSDADLLVVDLGPVAYFEKLKKHGFLTER; from the coding sequence ATGAACCGTTCCATAAGAAAAATGCTCATAGTGACCAAGCCGGGGGACGCAGCAGCCGAAGCCGTTCGTGCCGCCATGGCCGGGTTCCTTGCCGAAAGGGGGGTGGCGTTCGAGACCTGCGAGCACAGCCCGGATTCGTGCGGCGACGAAACGGACGTGACCGGTCCCTTCGACCTGGCAGTTATCCTGGGGGGCGACGGCACCTTCATCGGCGCTGCCCGCAGGCTCTTGCGCCTCAATGCTCCGCTCATGGGCGTGAACCTCGGCCGAGTGGGCTTTTTGACCCAACTCGAACGGGACCATTGGCGTCCCTGGTTGACGCGGGTTCTGCAAGAAGGCTTCAGGGCCACGCGGCGGCTGGTTCTGGACTATACGGTGTCGCGTGGCGGCGAAGTGGTTCATTCCGGGCTGGCGGTCAACGACCTGGTCGTCAGCCGGGGGGACCTGGCTCGGCTCATCCGTCTCGGCGTGGCCTACGACGGCATAGATATTTCCGCCCTGCGGGCTGACGGGCTCATCGTGTCCACGCCCTCCGGTTCCTCCGCATACGGCGCGTCGGCGGGCGGTCCCTTGGTTCATGCCGGGCTGTCGGCCTTCTGCGTGACCCCCGTCTGTCCTTTCCTGAACAGCTTCAAGCCCATGGTTTTCCCCGCTGAGGGGAAAATTTCCGTGTGCGTGGAGGATCCGGTCGGCGAGGTCAGCCTGACCGAGGACGGCCAGTCCGTGGTCAGGCTCGGGCCGGGCGACGTGGTGACGGTGAAGAAATCCGACGCCGATCTCCTGGTGGTGGACCTGGGCCCGGTCGCGTATTTCGAGAAACTGAAGAAACATGGTTTCCTGACCGAGAGGTGA
- a CDS encoding MltA domain-containing protein, giving the protein MLQFFTDTRKPLWKAARLLLAAACLAALLSCVRSGPIFGPRPDVSSMERKAEAPDPGASADASEDAGAPVAVGDADSRAGDSAEASDFAGTPGLSRSRSVGRLTLRPVREPLAIPACDMFFPLSNVEGAQNMARLDIRSQGLDSWKALEDPVQRSLEYALNMPADKPALARPGMSLTWGQVVRSLEEFLDLLPLLDADPDLLAERFVWYGMRQKPLMTGYYTPEIEASLTRRPGYEFPIYGVPGDLRFGPVRGRSQFYRVERGQVLPYYRRGDMDVRKVLDGRGLEIAWAKDPVDVFYMQVEGCGRLRLPDGTTRNVLYGAKNGHGFRSLGRILHSRGLLPDGRLAKEDVKKYFAKHPEQMFELMAENRSYVFFRLEDSPPEGTIGKPLTPMVSLATDRKLLPLGSLLAFEAEIPEARDGRPTGKRKVAGIGLAQDTGTAIQGSRVDYYIGEGNAVAPIASNIKTEATVYLLISKEALING; this is encoded by the coding sequence ATGCTGCAATTTTTCACCGATACCCGAAAGCCCCTTTGGAAGGCGGCGCGTCTCCTGTTGGCTGCGGCCTGCCTGGCCGCGCTCCTGTCCTGCGTGCGGTCCGGTCCGATCTTCGGCCCCCGCCCGGACGTTTCCTCAATGGAAAGGAAGGCCGAGGCCCCCGATCCGGGAGCGTCGGCGGACGCCTCCGAGGACGCGGGTGCGCCCGTTGCTGTCGGCGACGCCGATTCCAGGGCCGGGGACAGCGCCGAAGCATCTGATTTCGCGGGGACGCCCGGACTGAGCCGCTCACGGTCTGTCGGTCGGCTGACTCTGCGGCCCGTGCGCGAGCCTCTGGCCATTCCCGCCTGCGACATGTTCTTTCCGCTGTCCAACGTCGAGGGCGCGCAGAACATGGCCCGTCTGGACATCCGCAGCCAGGGACTGGACTCATGGAAAGCCTTGGAGGACCCGGTTCAGCGCAGCCTTGAATATGCCCTGAACATGCCTGCGGACAAGCCCGCCTTGGCGCGTCCCGGCATGTCGCTCACTTGGGGGCAGGTCGTGCGGTCGCTGGAGGAATTCCTCGACCTGTTGCCGCTTCTGGACGCCGATCCCGACCTGTTGGCCGAGCGGTTCGTCTGGTACGGTATGCGTCAGAAGCCGCTCATGACCGGCTACTATACCCCTGAGATCGAGGCCAGCCTCACCCGGCGGCCGGGCTACGAGTTCCCCATCTACGGCGTGCCCGGCGACCTGCGCTTCGGCCCGGTGCGCGGGCGCAGCCAGTTCTATCGGGTGGAGAGGGGGCAGGTCCTGCCTTATTACCGTCGGGGCGACATGGATGTGCGCAAGGTCCTGGACGGGCGCGGACTGGAGATCGCCTGGGCCAAGGACCCCGTGGACGTCTTTTACATGCAGGTGGAGGGGTGCGGACGCCTTCGGCTCCCGGACGGGACCACCCGCAACGTGCTGTATGGCGCCAAGAACGGCCACGGCTTTCGGAGCCTGGGCCGTATCCTCCATTCCCGTGGTCTTCTGCCCGACGGGCGGTTGGCCAAGGAAGATGTGAAAAAATATTTCGCCAAGCATCCCGAACAGATGTTTGAGCTGATGGCCGAGAATCGGAGCTACGTTTTCTTCCGTTTGGAGGATTCGCCGCCCGAAGGCACCATTGGAAAGCCGTTGACGCCGATGGTTTCACTGGCTACAGACCGAAAGCTCCTGCCGCTCGGCAGCCTTCTGGCCTTCGAGGCCGAGATTCCCGAGGCCCGGGACGGCCGCCCAACGGGCAAGCGCAAGGTCGCGGGGATCGGGCTGGCCCAGGATACCGGCACGGCCATCCAGGGGTCCCGCGTGGATTACTACATAGGCGAGGGCAACGCGGTGGCGCCCATCGCCAGCAATATCAAGACCGAGGCCACCGTTTATCTCCTTATAAGCAAAGAAGCACTTATCAATGGCTGA
- a CDS encoding DUF4254 domain-containing protein, with protein MADITQDSIKNTIRDAVAHQLRSVVDWHFGEPVYEGDPADDLGGLPGLRELVARQHWCNFQLWHVEDRARRKDVDAGVIADCKYAIDKLNQKRNDLIERVDGCLVSMITPLLPEDAPERYNTETVGAAMDRLSIQSLKIYHMKEQCSRKDVEAEHIRQCDSKVGVLKRQHADLERAVLELIDEYFAGTKKPKVYFQFKMYNDPKLNPELYGNKK; from the coding sequence ATGGCTGACATCACACAAGATTCCATCAAGAACACCATTCGGGACGCCGTGGCTCACCAGCTTCGGTCCGTTGTGGATTGGCATTTCGGCGAGCCCGTGTACGAGGGCGATCCCGCCGACGATCTGGGCGGCCTGCCGGGCCTGCGCGAGCTGGTCGCACGCCAGCACTGGTGCAATTTCCAACTCTGGCATGTCGAGGACCGCGCCCGCCGTAAGGATGTGGACGCCGGCGTCATTGCGGACTGCAAATACGCCATCGACAAGCTGAACCAGAAGCGCAACGACCTGATCGAGCGGGTGGATGGGTGTCTTGTCTCCATGATTACGCCGCTGCTGCCCGAAGACGCGCCCGAGCGCTACAATACCGAGACCGTCGGAGCGGCCATGGACAGGCTGTCCATCCAGTCGCTCAAGATATACCACATGAAGGAACAGTGTTCGCGCAAGGACGTTGAGGCCGAACATATCCGCCAGTGCGACAGCAAGGTGGGCGTGCTGAAACGCCAGCACGCCGATCTGGAGCGGGCCGTTCTTGAGTTGATCGACGAATATTTCGCCGGGACCAAAAAGCCCAAGGTCTATTTTCAGTTCAAGATGTACAACGACCCGAAGCTGAACCCGGAACTCTACGGAAACAAGAAATAG
- the gatB gene encoding Asp-tRNA(Asn)/Glu-tRNA(Gln) amidotransferase subunit GatB, whose amino-acid sequence MSRYETVIGLEVHAQLKTKSKIFCSCSTKFGNDPNENVCAVCSGMPGVLPVLNEKVVEYAVKAGLATNCEINLKSVFARKNYFYPDLPKGYQISQFELPICEHGHVDIEVDGKKKRVGLTRIHMEEDAGKNIHSAADNASFVDLNRTGVPLIEIVSEPDMRSAEEAVAYLKELRSVLLYLGICDGNMEEGSFRCDANVSIRPYGQEEFGTRAELKNLNSFKHIQKAIEYEVERQTDLVEDGEEVVQETRLYNVDKGTTHSMRGKEEAHDYRYFPDPDLVPLVLDQAWIDAWRSELPELPSAKRERFMAEYDLADYDAALITNDLAVADYFEAAAKAYPGDVKKAANWVVGDLLPFCHENTVEACEVKLTPEKLAELLGLVDDGTISVKIGKDIFRDLCMSGDDPAEYVKSKGLVQMSDTSELEAMVDKVISEHPEEVEAFKGGKTKLMGFFMGQVMRLSKGQANPGVVTQLFNKKLS is encoded by the coding sequence ATGTCCCGGTATGAAACCGTCATCGGCCTGGAAGTCCATGCCCAGTTGAAAACCAAGAGCAAGATTTTCTGTTCCTGCTCCACCAAGTTCGGAAACGATCCCAACGAGAACGTCTGCGCGGTCTGCTCCGGTATGCCCGGCGTATTGCCCGTGCTCAACGAGAAGGTTGTCGAGTACGCGGTCAAGGCCGGTCTGGCCACCAACTGCGAGATCAATCTCAAGTCCGTGTTCGCGCGCAAGAATTATTTCTACCCCGACCTGCCCAAGGGATACCAGATTTCCCAGTTCGAGCTGCCCATCTGCGAGCACGGCCATGTGGATATCGAGGTGGACGGCAAGAAGAAGCGTGTGGGCCTGACCCGGATTCACATGGAAGAGGACGCGGGCAAGAACATTCACTCCGCCGCCGACAACGCCAGTTTCGTTGATCTCAACCGAACCGGCGTGCCGCTCATAGAGATCGTCTCCGAGCCGGACATGCGCTCCGCAGAGGAGGCCGTGGCCTATCTCAAGGAACTGCGCTCCGTGCTCCTTTATCTCGGCATCTGCGACGGCAACATGGAGGAGGGCAGCTTTCGCTGCGACGCCAACGTTTCCATTCGCCCCTACGGCCAGGAAGAGTTCGGCACCCGTGCGGAGTTGAAAAACCTCAACTCCTTCAAGCACATTCAGAAGGCCATCGAGTACGAAGTGGAACGCCAGACCGATCTCGTCGAGGACGGCGAAGAGGTGGTCCAGGAGACCCGGCTGTATAACGTGGACAAGGGCACCACCCATTCCATGCGCGGCAAGGAGGAGGCTCACGACTACCGGTATTTCCCGGACCCGGATTTGGTGCCTCTGGTGCTGGATCAGGCCTGGATCGACGCGTGGCGTTCCGAATTGCCCGAGTTGCCTTCCGCCAAGCGCGAGCGGTTCATGGCCGAGTACGATCTGGCCGATTACGATGCGGCCCTGATTACCAACGACCTCGCCGTGGCCGATTACTTCGAGGCTGCGGCCAAGGCCTACCCGGGCGACGTCAAGAAAGCCGCCAACTGGGTCGTGGGTGATCTGCTGCCGTTCTGCCATGAGAATACGGTCGAGGCCTGCGAGGTGAAGCTCACCCCGGAAAAGCTGGCCGAGCTGCTGGGTCTCGTGGATGACGGGACCATTTCGGTCAAGATCGGCAAGGATATTTTCCGCGATCTGTGCATGTCAGGCGACGACCCGGCCGAATACGTCAAGTCCAAGGGGCTGGTCCAGATGTCCGACACCTCGGAGCTCGAAGCCATGGTGGACAAGGTCATCAGCGAGCATCCCGAAGAGGTCGAGGCCTTCAAGGGCGGCAAGACGAAACTCATGGGCTTCTTCATGGGCCAGGTCATGCGGCTCTCCAAGGGCCAGGCCAACCCCGGCGTGGTCACGCAGTTGTTCAATAAGAAACTTTCGTAA
- the mtnA gene encoding S-methyl-5-thioribose-1-phosphate isomerase: MTEHIQYSPEKDALILLDQRYLPNREDWFECKTTDDICYALVVMVVRGAPAIGVTAAYGCYLAGREVQGMDGDWKANLSAKLDQIHNARPTAVNLRWAVREMRRLWDEAGDISLEDLLGVWLARAKEIHAGDIEMCELIGKFGGELIDDGDTVMTHCNAGALATAGYGTALGVIRGAIDQGKKVSVIANETRPFLQGARLTAYELHKDGIPVKVACDNACALLMKRGLVDKVVVGADRITANGDAVNKIGTFGVAIIAKRFNIPFYVAAPVYTIDIETPTGDDVPIEDRDPREVTHIGDHRIPPEGVEVYNLAFDPTPNDLITGIVTEKGVLYPPYDEAIRKLFGK, translated from the coding sequence ATGACCGAACACATTCAGTATTCTCCCGAAAAAGACGCCTTGATCCTGCTTGACCAGCGATACCTGCCCAATCGGGAGGACTGGTTCGAGTGCAAGACCACGGACGACATCTGCTATGCTCTGGTGGTCATGGTGGTACGCGGCGCGCCCGCCATCGGCGTGACGGCGGCCTATGGCTGCTATCTGGCAGGACGCGAGGTGCAGGGAATGGACGGCGACTGGAAGGCGAACCTTTCGGCCAAGCTGGACCAAATCCACAACGCCAGGCCCACGGCGGTAAACCTGCGTTGGGCCGTGCGCGAGATGCGCCGTCTTTGGGACGAGGCGGGCGATATTTCCCTTGAAGATCTGCTCGGCGTCTGGCTTGCGCGCGCCAAGGAGATTCACGCCGGCGACATCGAAATGTGCGAGCTGATCGGCAAGTTCGGCGGCGAACTCATCGACGACGGCGACACCGTCATGACTCATTGCAATGCGGGCGCTCTGGCCACGGCCGGGTACGGCACGGCGCTGGGCGTGATTCGGGGAGCCATCGACCAGGGCAAAAAGGTCTCGGTCATCGCCAATGAGACCAGGCCGTTTTTGCAAGGCGCGCGGCTGACCGCGTATGAACTACACAAGGACGGCATCCCGGTGAAGGTGGCCTGCGACAACGCCTGCGCGCTCCTCATGAAGCGCGGTCTGGTGGACAAGGTCGTGGTCGGCGCGGACCGGATCACGGCCAACGGCGACGCGGTGAACAAGATTGGAACCTTTGGAGTGGCCATCATTGCGAAAAGGTTCAACATTCCGTTTTATGTCGCCGCACCGGTGTACACCATCGATATCGAGACTCCCACCGGGGACGATGTCCCCATCGAGGACCGCGATCCGCGTGAAGTGACGCATATCGGCGATCATCGCATCCCGCCGGAAGGGGTTGAGGTCTACAATCTGGCCTTTGATCCCACACCTAATGATCTGATAACGGGCATCGTTACAGAAAAAGGTGTTCTTTATCCGCCGTACGACGAGGCTATCCGGAAGCTGTTTGGGAAATAA
- a CDS encoding methyl-accepting chemotaxis protein — MKMKSVNTAIALLISSSMAVAILEAVLWVNHDTRRTVFNEGKESMGNMVAQTMAALDNYIAQTDEMAHMLASQQVVVDALEGRDALPASLLFKDLLSSSDNYWAAFVFDRNGQVVAGYNAKMQDLVGADRSSREYAKAVLSGKADRYLSNDILISKSGGGILIFAAAGAVRDQEGRIVGGVGLFPKWGNFTSKFIDPFRVAGSGYAFILDHKGRIIAHATNKDLHLEDLSKQDFAQTALAVKKGETNYLWEGRRKYMVFDTLERTGWTVVMSAYEDDLAAAAHNQRNKLAVAGVVLGVLLVGMLIFAVRRIIISPVKNILDFASKVAGGDLQAQLEGRYKFEFRSLAEQIEAMVHELKTKLGFSEGVLAGIALPCALVGGDHTVLWVNRQMCDLLKRNDPPESYAGVKPGAFFFGDSDKVTLSDRAVEQQKQLDDEVEYERVDGATLNVRIISTPFYDMDGQLLGSLTIWFDVTEIRGQQKVIEAQNERISVAAGQAREISLSLSSAAEELSAQMEEGKRGSENQRARAGETASAMEEMNASVLDVARNASQASEDAEQAKTDAQHGQKMVDQVIEAVGEVQTRTEELRLSMEGLGSEAEDIGNVLGVITDIADQTNLLALNAAIEAARAGDAGRGFAVVADEVRKLAEKTMAATSEVGEAIRRIQDMTGRNIGATQQAAQAVERSTELARESGNVLLEIVGRVATASDQVRIIATAAEEQSATSDEINRATDEINNISMDTYQVMQEANQAIQEVAAMAVRLNTVIEDMAVTD; from the coding sequence ATGAAGATGAAAAGTGTGAATACTGCCATCGCTCTGTTGATCTCCTCCAGCATGGCGGTTGCGATACTGGAGGCTGTGCTTTGGGTCAACCACGACACCAGGCGAACCGTTTTCAATGAAGGTAAGGAATCCATGGGCAACATGGTCGCGCAGACCATGGCCGCATTGGACAACTACATCGCCCAGACTGACGAGATGGCCCACATGCTCGCTTCGCAGCAGGTTGTTGTCGACGCCCTGGAGGGGCGGGACGCCTTGCCCGCCTCCCTGCTGTTCAAGGATCTCCTGTCCTCATCCGACAATTATTGGGCCGCCTTCGTCTTCGACAGGAATGGGCAAGTGGTCGCAGGGTACAATGCCAAGATGCAGGACCTTGTCGGCGCGGATCGAAGTTCCCGGGAGTATGCCAAGGCCGTTCTTTCGGGCAAGGCCGACCGCTATTTGTCCAATGACATCCTCATCTCCAAGAGCGGCGGCGGGATTCTCATCTTTGCCGCGGCCGGCGCGGTCCGGGACCAAGAGGGCCGGATCGTGGGCGGAGTGGGGCTGTTCCCCAAGTGGGGGAACTTCACCTCCAAGTTCATCGACCCCTTCCGCGTGGCGGGCAGCGGGTATGCGTTCATCCTCGACCATAAGGGGCGGATAATCGCCCATGCGACGAACAAGGACCTGCATCTGGAGGATCTTTCAAAGCAGGATTTCGCGCAGACCGCGTTGGCGGTGAAAAAAGGCGAGACAAACTACCTTTGGGAAGGCCGCCGGAAGTACATGGTTTTCGACACCCTGGAAAGGACCGGCTGGACCGTGGTCATGAGCGCCTACGAGGACGATCTGGCCGCCGCGGCGCACAACCAGCGCAACAAGCTGGCGGTGGCCGGTGTGGTCCTGGGCGTGCTGCTGGTGGGCATGTTGATCTTCGCCGTGCGCAGGATCATCATTTCCCCGGTAAAGAATATTCTCGATTTCGCGTCCAAGGTGGCCGGCGGTGACCTGCAGGCGCAGCTTGAAGGGCGATACAAGTTCGAGTTCCGATCCTTGGCGGAACAGATCGAAGCCATGGTCCACGAACTCAAGACCAAGCTCGGCTTTTCCGAGGGAGTGTTGGCGGGAATAGCTTTGCCGTGCGCCCTGGTGGGCGGGGACCATACCGTGCTGTGGGTCAACCGACAGATGTGCGACCTGCTCAAACGCAACGATCCGCCCGAGAGTTACGCCGGGGTGAAGCCAGGTGCGTTCTTTTTCGGGGATTCCGACAAGGTGACCTTGTCCGACCGGGCTGTGGAGCAGCAGAAACAGTTGGATGACGAAGTGGAGTACGAGCGTGTCGACGGCGCGACCCTCAACGTTCGGATAATCTCCACGCCGTTTTACGATATGGACGGCCAATTGCTCGGCTCGCTGACCATCTGGTTCGATGTGACCGAGATTCGGGGCCAGCAGAAGGTCATTGAGGCGCAGAATGAGCGCATCTCCGTGGCGGCCGGGCAGGCCCGGGAGATTTCCCTGTCCCTGTCCAGTGCGGCCGAAGAGCTTTCGGCCCAGATGGAAGAGGGCAAGCGTGGGTCTGAAAACCAGCGCGCTCGGGCGGGCGAGACAGCTTCGGCCATGGAGGAAATGAACGCCTCGGTGCTTGATGTGGCCCGCAATGCGAGCCAGGCGTCCGAGGACGCGGAACAGGCCAAGACCGATGCGCAGCACGGTCAGAAGATGGTCGACCAGGTTATCGAGGCCGTGGGCGAGGTGCAGACGCGGACCGAGGAACTCAGGCTCTCCATGGAGGGACTCGGGTCCGAGGCCGAAGATATAGGCAACGTGCTCGGCGTCATCACGGACATTGCGGACCAGACCAACCTTTTGGCGCTCAATGCGGCCATTGAGGCGGCCCGGGCCGGGGACGCCGGACGGGGCTTCGCCGTGGTCGCGGACGAGGTCCGCAAGCTGGCCGAGAAGACCATGGCCGCCACCAGCGAGGTGGGTGAGGCGATCCGCCGCATTCAGGACATGACCGGGCGCAACATCGGAGCTACCCAGCAGGCGGCTCAGGCCGTCGAGCGCAGCACCGAGCTGGCCCGCGAGTCGGGTAATGTGCTGCTTGAGATTGTCGGCCGCGTGGCGACCGCCTCGGACCAGGTGCGGATCATCGCCACGGCCGCGGAGGAGCAATCCGCCACCAGCGATGAGATCAACCGGGCCACGGACGAGATCAACAATATCTCCATGGACACGTATCAGGTCATGCAGGAGGCCAATCAGGCCATCCAGGAAGTGGCCGCCATGGCCGTCCGGCTCAACACTGTTATCGAGGATATGGCCGTCACGGATTAA
- the der gene encoding ribosome biogenesis GTPase Der yields MLPIVALVGRPNVGKSTLFNRLLRKSRSITHDMPGVTRDRIYGECIMGETRFDLIDTGGMVLESEATPELSKDFEDEIFEQARDAIDEANAIVFVVDGKEGLTPLDQQAAEFVRKSGKPVLMLVNKVDGFEFEAEMTAEFHSLGIEFLPVSAAHGYNLSDVRNRVRRFVEDLGLPMDEDDGMEKGLRLTMLGRPNAGKSSLINSIIGKDRLIVSDVAGTTRDSIDVTFEKQGKRYTFVDTAGVRKRANIQDHLEKISVIRALKNSKRSDVTILTIDITLGVGRQDKRLIEFLAKEKTPFIVVVNKADLIPRNETSRALEAFREELRVIPHVPVVMTSAVKGVGIGKLLPLAETLRRECEIRVGTGELNRIMQAVVEKLQPPVVKRKRPKFYYVTQADEAIPTFVFFCNDHTLVRTSYVRYLENQFRKMLGIKSAPVNIVFRSSHDKKEWEKARGISALGKRGPGRERIGGAKTRRHEIKYKALKSKRRRDEKEAREKDGAGKKGK; encoded by the coding sequence ATGTTGCCGATCGTCGCCCTGGTGGGCCGCCCCAACGTGGGCAAATCCACCCTTTTCAACCGACTTCTCAGGAAGTCGAGATCCATCACCCACGACATGCCGGGGGTGACGCGCGATCGCATCTATGGCGAGTGCATAATGGGGGAAACCCGGTTCGACCTGATCGACACCGGCGGCATGGTCCTGGAATCCGAGGCTACTCCCGAGCTGTCCAAGGATTTCGAGGATGAGATTTTCGAGCAGGCCCGCGACGCCATCGACGAGGCTAATGCCATCGTTTTCGTGGTGGACGGCAAGGAGGGACTGACTCCTCTGGATCAGCAGGCCGCCGAGTTCGTCCGCAAATCCGGCAAGCCGGTGCTTATGCTGGTCAACAAGGTGGACGGCTTCGAATTCGAAGCCGAAATGACCGCCGAATTTCACTCCCTTGGTATCGAATTCCTGCCCGTGTCCGCTGCCCACGGCTACAATTTGTCCGACGTGCGCAACCGAGTTCGCCGCTTCGTCGAAGACCTCGGCCTGCCCATGGACGAGGACGACGGCATGGAGAAGGGCTTGCGCCTGACCATGCTCGGCCGCCCCAATGCAGGCAAGTCCTCGCTTATCAACTCCATCATCGGCAAGGACAGGCTCATCGTATCCGACGTGGCCGGGACAACCCGCGATTCCATCGACGTGACCTTCGAGAAGCAGGGCAAGCGGTACACCTTCGTTGACACGGCAGGGGTGCGCAAGCGGGCGAACATCCAGGATCATCTGGAGAAGATCAGCGTCATCCGCGCGCTCAAGAATTCCAAGCGGTCCGATGTGACCATCTTGACCATCGACATCACGCTGGGCGTGGGCCGTCAGGACAAGCGGCTCATCGAGTTCCTGGCCAAGGAAAAAACACCGTTCATCGTGGTGGTCAACAAGGCGGACCTTATTCCCCGCAACGAGACCAGCCGCGCCCTTGAAGCGTTTCGGGAAGAGCTGCGCGTGATTCCGCATGTGCCCGTGGTCATGACCAGCGCCGTGAAGGGCGTGGGCATCGGCAAATTGCTGCCCTTGGCCGAGACCTTGCGGCGGGAGTGCGAGATACGCGTCGGCACCGGCGAGCTCAACCGCATCATGCAGGCGGTGGTGGAGAAGCTCCAGCCTCCCGTGGTCAAGCGCAAGCGGCCGAAGTTCTACTACGTCACCCAGGCGGACGAGGCCATTCCCACTTTCGTGTTCTTCTGCAACGATCATACTCTCGTCAGGACGTCCTACGTGCGCTACCTGGAGAACCAGTTCCGGAAGATGCTCGGCATCAAGTCCGCGCCCGTGAACATCGTTTTTCGCTCCAGTCACGACAAGAAGGAGTGGGAGAAGGCCCGCGGCATCTCCGCTCTGGGCAAGCGCGGTCCGGGCCGCGAACGTATAGGCGGAGCCAAGACCCGTCGCCACGAAATCAAGTACAAGGCCCTCAAGAGCAAGCGCCGCCGCGATGAGAAAGAGGCCCGGGAGAAGGATGGGGCTGGGAAAAAAGGCAAATAG
- a CDS encoding Fur family transcriptional regulator → MKAPQDVFAEYLANENLKMTPQRRIILDTLLKRNDHLSSEELYALVKKRDASIGQATVYRTLKLLSDSGLIEPLDFADGVTRYEPSYGKDHHDHLICERCGKNIEIVDEIIEHRQEQLAEKHGFTLQRHKMYLYGVCSECRKK, encoded by the coding sequence ATGAAAGCCCCGCAAGATGTTTTTGCCGAGTATCTGGCCAACGAGAACCTGAAGATGACGCCCCAGCGACGCATCATTCTTGATACGTTGCTCAAAAGGAACGACCACCTTTCCTCGGAGGAGCTCTATGCTCTCGTCAAAAAACGGGACGCCTCCATCGGGCAGGCAACGGTCTACAGAACCCTCAAGCTTCTCAGCGACTCCGGGCTGATCGAGCCCCTGGACTTCGCGGACGGCGTAACCCGTTACGAACCCAGCTACGGCAAGGATCACCACGATCATCTCATTTGCGAGCGATGCGGCAAAAACATCGAGATCGTGGACGAGATCATCGAACACCGCCAGGAGCAGCTCGCCGAAAAACACGGCTTCACCCTGCAACGCCACAAGATGTATCTCTACGGCGTCTGCTCGGAGTGCCGCAAAAAGTAG